The nucleotide sequence TGATAGTTGCCGTCAAAGAAGGTCCACTGCGATTCGCCTTCCGCCGCCAGGATATGGGTGGCGATACGGTCGAGGAACCAGCGGTCGTGGGAGATCACGAACACGGTGCCGGCGAATTCCAGCAGCGCATCTTCCAGCGCACGCAAGGTTTCCACGTCCAGGTCATTGGACGGTTCATCCAGCAGCAGCACATTGCCGCCCTTGAGCAGGGTCTTGGCCAGATGCAGACGGCCACGTTCACCCCCAGACAGCATGCCTACCTTCTTCTGCTGATCGGCACCCTTGAAGTTGAAGCGGCCCAGATAGGCGCGGCTGGACATTTCAAAGCGGCCAACCGTCAGGATGTCGGCACCACCGGACACGTCGTCGAATACGGTCTTGTCGTCTTCCAGGCCTTCGCGGCTCTGTTCGACAAAGGCCATCTGTACGGTCTGGCCGATACTCACGCTACCGGAGTCCGGCTGCTCCTTGCCGGCAATCATCTTGAACAGCGTTGATTTACCGGCACCGTTGGGGCCGATGATGCCGACGATGGCACCAGCCGGTGCCTTGAACGACAGGTTGTCGATCAGCAGGCGGTCGCCAAAGCCCTTGGACACACCGTCGAATTCGATCACTTCATTACCCAGGCGCTCGGCTACGGGGATGAAGATTTCCTGGGTTTCGTTGCGCTTCTGGGTTTCGTAGCTGGACAGTTCTTCGAAGCGGGCAATACGCGCCTTGGACTTGGCCTGGCGGCCCTTGGGGTTCTGGCGCACCCATTCCAGTTCCTGCTTCATCGCCTTCATGCGCGCGCCTTCGCTCTTGGCTTCCTTCTCCAGGCGCTCTTCCTTCTGCTCCAGCCAGCTGGAGTAGTTGCCCTTCCACGGGATGCCTTCGCCACGGTCCAGTTCCAGAATCCATTCGGCCGCGTTGTCGAGGAAGTAGCGGTCGTGGGTGACGGCTACCACGGTGCCGGGGAAGCGCACCAGGAATTGTTCCAGCCACTCTACCGATTCGGCGTCCAGGTGGTTGGTCGGCTCATCCAGCAGCAGCATGTCGGGCTTGGACAGCAGCAGCTTGCACAGCGCCACGCGGCGCTTTTCACCACCGGACAGCGGGCCGATCTTGGCGTCCCACGGCGGCAGACGCAGTGCGTCGGCGGCCAGTTCCAGCTGCAGTTGTACATTGTCACCGGCACCGGCGGAGATGATGGCTTCCAGCTTGGCCTGTTCTTCGGCCAGGGCGTCGAAGTCGGCATCTTCTTCGGCGTAGGCGGCATACACTTCTTCCAGACGCTTTTGCGCGCCCATCACATCACCCATGCCGCTTTCCACTTCTTCGCGCACGGATTTTTCCGGGTCCAACTGCGGTTCCTGCGGCAGGTAGCCGATTTTCACGCCCGGCAGATGCTGGACTTCACCGTCGTATTCCTTGTCCACATTGGCCATGATGCGCAGCACGGTGGATTTGCCCGAGCCGTTCAGACCCAACAGGCCGATCTTGGCACCGGGGAAGAAGGACAGCGAAATATCCTTGATGATCTGGCGCTTGGGCGGCACCACTTTGCTCACGCGGAGCATAGACATTACATATTGAGCCATGAGGGACCACGCAGAAGGTAATCGTTAATGGGGGGATTCTACCAAAAGCAGGCCGCGCTGGCGTTGCCTGCTTTCGAGACTGCTTTACCAGAACCAGGCGAGGATGGCGGTGGTGAGCATGGCGAAGGCACAGCCGATCTTGGCGGCGGTACCGACCAGAAAGCCGGCCAGCGTGCCCACACCCACGCGACCGGCCTGCCAGGCGTCGCGCCGGGCAATGAATTCGCCAATCATGGCACCCACCAGCGGCCCCAGAATGACGCCGGCCAGCCCCATGGGCAGACCGGCAATGCTACCAATAAAGGCGCCCCACAAGGCTTGTTTGCTGGCACCGGTCATCTTGGCGCCCAGCAGGCCGGCGAGAAAATCGACGGCAACGCCACACAGGGTGATCAGCGTCAGGATGGTGAGCGATAGGCTGCCCAGGTGCTGGAAGTCATCGACCCAGCCGATGAGCAGCATGCCGCCCAGCATCAGCGGCAGACCGGGCAGAGCGGGAAACAGGACGCCGGCCATGCCGATGATGATCAGCAGGCTGGCTAGCAAGTAGAGCAGGATAGTCACGTGGGCTCCTCGAAGTAGCGGCAACACCATGAGAAAGCGGCCGGGCGACGGAAGTTCCGCCGGCCGGCCGCCATGTCATCTGCCTGCTGGGCTCAGGTTTTAGCGGGCGTATTCTTCCAGCAGCACGTTCTGTGCGCAGCGCTCCTTGCCACGGCTGGGGCGACGCTTGTAGCTGCCGTCAGATTGCATGTCCCAGGCGTTGACATTGTCTTCCAGGTACAGGCGCAGCGCTTCCTTGATGATGCGGCGCTTGACCTTGGGGTCGAGGATGGGCGAGCAGGTTTCAATGCGGCGGAACAGGTTGCGGCCCATCCAGTCGGCACTGGCGATGTAGAGGTTTTCCTGCTTGTCGTTATAGAAGTAGTAGACACGCGGATGCTCGAGGAAGCGGCCGACCACCGAGCGCACGGTGATGTTTTCCGACAGGCCCGGCACGCCCGGGCGCAGGGCGCACACGCCACGGATGATCAGCTGGATCTTCACCCCGGCCTGGCTGGCGCGGTACAGGGCATGAATTACCTGTGGTTCCAGCAGGGCATTCATCTTGGCGATGATCTGCGCCGGACGGCCTTGCTGGGCGTGTTCGATTTCGCGTTCGATGGAGTCGAGCAGCAGGCTGTGCAGGGTAAACGGGCTCTGGTACAGCTGTTTGAGCTGGCTGGCACGACCGAGGCCAGTCAGTTGCACGAAGATGTCGTTCACATCGCTGGCGATGTCTTCGTTGCAGGTCAGCAGGCCCAGGTCGGTATAGAAGCGGGCGGTGCGCGGATGGTAGTTGCCGGTGCCCAGATGCACATAGCGGCGCAGGCGTTTGTCTTCGCGGCGGATCACCATCAGCATCTTGGCATGGACCTTGTAGCCGAACACGCCGTATACCACGTGTGCGCCGGCATCTTCCAGGTGGCTGGCCCAGCTGATGTTGGCTTCTTCATCGAAGCGCGCCATCAACTCCAGCACCACGGTGACCTGCTTGCCGGCACGGGCAGCGGCAATCAGCGATTCCATCAGCACCGAGTCGGTACCGGTGCGATATACCGTCATCTTGATGGCCACGACCTGCGGGTCGGTGGCGGCCAGATTCAGCATGTCGATGACCGGCTGGAAGCTCTGGAAGGGGTGATGCAGCAGGATATCGCCCTTGCGGATGGCGTCGAACAGCGGCACTTTCTTGTCCAGCTGGTCGGGCAGGGAGGGTACGAAGGGCGGGAATTTCAGGTCGGGACGGTCGACCAGATCCGGCACCTGCATCAGGCGTACCAGATTGACCGGGCCGTTGACGCGGTAGACATCCTGCTTTTTCAGATTGAACTGGGTGAGCAGGAATTCTTCCATGTGCGGCGGGCAGGTATCGGCGATTTCCAGCCGTACTGCATCGCCAAACTGGCGCTGACGCAATTCGCCTTGCAGGGCGGTGCGCAGGTTTTTCAGGTCTTCGTCTTCCACCGTCAGTTCGCTGTCGCGGGTGACGCGGAACTGGTAGCAGCCCTTGACCGTCATGCCGAGGAACAGCTCGTGCACATGCGAGTGCAGGATGGAGGACAGGAAAACAAAGGTATGGGGGTGGCCGTTGCACACTTCCGGCGGCACCTTGATCACGCGCGGCAGGATGCGCGGGGCCTGCACGATGGCGATGTCAGACTGGCGGCCAAAGGCATCGCGTCCTTCCAGTTCCACCGCGAAGTTGAGCGATTTGTTCAACACCTTGGGGAAGGGGTGGGACGGGTCCAGTCCGATGGGGGTAAGGATGGGCAGCAGCTCGTTACTGAAGAAATCATGCACCCATTGCTGTTGCTGCTCGGTCCATTCAGTACGGCGCAGGAAAATGATGTCTTCCTGACGCAGCGCCGGGAACAATACATCACTCATCACGGCGTATTGCTGGCGGACCAGTTCGTGCGAGGCGGCTGATACCTTGGCCATGATCTGTGCCGGTGTCGAGCCGTCGGCCAGAATGCGGCTGGGGGTGAGCAGGGCGGTATCCTTCAGCCAGGCCATGCGTACTTCGAAAAACTCGTCCAGATTGGAGGAGACGATGCACAGGTACTTCAGGCGCTCCAGCAGCGGCAGGCTTGGGTCTTCGGCCTGAGCCAGTACTCTGCGGTTGAATTCGATCAGGCCCAGTTCACGGTTGAGCAGCAACTCGTGGGTTTGTGACATACGGTTTCGCGCCAATAATTGAGAGTGATTGAGACAAAAAAGCCCTCGGTCAGGAGGGCTCTGCGTATTGCTTACTGCTGCGGCGGCGTGTAGCCGGCTGGTGCATCTGCACCGGCACCGAAGAAATAGGCTTCCAGCTGCGCTGCCAGATACTGGCGGGCACGGGCATCGGCCAGGCTCAGGCGGTTTTCGTTGATCAGCATGGTCTGATAACGCAACCAGCCTTGCCAGGCTTCCTTGGAAACACTTTCATACACACGCTTGCCAAGCTCGCCCGGCAACGGGGGGAAGTCGAGACCTTCAGCCTCGCGACCCAGCTTGATGCAATTGACGTTTCTTGCCATTGCGAATCCTTGCAAAAGTTAAACCGAATATACTGCAGTATTGTGTCACAGACATGAAACCCTTCCAACCATGCCACGGCTGTGGCTGAAGGTGGGTTTACAGCTGTTTGACGAATATTTTCGAGCGGCGCTGATTGTTGTAGAAGGCCTGGCGCGCCAGTGGCAACTGGCCACGGCCGGCTTCGGCAAAACCGCGCTCGACAAACCAGTGTGCGGTCTGGGTGGTCAGCACGAACAAGGCTTTCAGGCCCTGGGTGCGCGCCTGGTATTCCACATGCTTGAGCAGGGTTTCGCCAAAGCGGCCTTCGCGCCGCTCGGGTGCTACCGCCAGGCAAGCCAGCTCGGCCATGCCGGCCTCGGGGAAGGCGTGCATGGCCACGCAGCCATAAATCTTGCCGTCGTGTTCCAGCACCGAATACTGGGAGATTTCCATTTCCAGGTGTTCGCGACTGCGCTTGACCAGAATGCCTTGTTCTTCCAGCGGGCGAATCAGATTGAGTATGGGCCCGACATCATCAATGCTGGCGCTGCGCACCTTCACCAGCGAATCGCGCGCAATCATGGTGCCGGTGCCGCCATTGGTAAACAGCTCAGCCAGTAGCGAGCCATCTTCATGATGGCTGACCAGATGCGCGCGCGGGATGCCGTCGCGGGTGGCTTTCACGGCATAGGGCAGGTAGGCGGTGACATCGCGTTGCAAGTGACCGGCCTGCAGCAGGTCTTCGGCCTGCTGGGCGGTGAGCGAACTGACATGCTGACCCAGCTCGTTGGTGACGCCACGACCCTCGATCACAAAGATAAGCTTCTCGGCTTTCAGTGCCGAGGCCAGTTGGGCGGCCATTTCTTCCATGGTCAGGTTGAAGGCTTCGCCGGTGACTGAATAACCGACCGGCGACAGCAAGACCAGCTCGCCGGCAGTCAGCCGGGTATTGATGCCGTCCACATCGATGCGCCGTACCTGTCCGGTGTACTGCATGTCCACACCATCGAGCACACCCAGCGGCTGGGCGGTGATGAAATTGCCACCGGCCACGCGCAGATGAGCGCCGAACATGGGGGAATTGGGCATACCCATCGACAGTTGTGCCTCGATGCCGTGCCGGGTAACGCCACAGGCTTGCTTGACGATTTCCATGGTACTGGCATCGGTCACTCGTCGGTCGCGGTGGAACAGCCGGTTCAGTCCGAAGCGCTTGAGCAGGGCTTCGATCTGGGGGCGGATGCCATGCACCAGCACCACGCGCACACCCAGACTGACCAGCAGATTGATATCCTGCGACAGATTGTAAAAACCGCCCTCCATCACTGCTTCGCCGCTGATGGCGAGCACGAAGGTTTTACCACGAAAGGTATTGATGTAAGGGGCGGCTTCACGGAATGAGAGGACAAATTCCCGATTCAGCATTGTTGGATTGGCTCCCGCCATGGAAGGACTTCAGAAGTGACAAGCCTAGCAGGAATAGGACGGCATGGGCAGGGCTTTTGCCACCTGTCATCTGCGGGGAAGAAACGAAAACAGCCACCCCGCACGTGGCGGGGTGGCTGTCTGAGGCGGTATCAATTACCTTGTTTGATCAGGAGCTGCTGCACCTTGAGGATGTTCAGACCTTGCGATAGCTGGTAATCCTGCTTCGGATTGGGTTCGCGCGGATTATCCGGGCTGGCGTTCTTGTCATCCTGCTGCTTGGGCGCTTCCTGCTTGAGCGGAGCGGCCACCGGCGGTTTTGCCGGTTTGCTCGCCTTGGCCGGAGCGTCGTCGCCATTGGGGTTGGCCAGATGGTTTTCCAGATCCACTTCGCGCACGCGCAGGGCCTGGTCGGCGGCCGTCACGGTAGCGTCTTCCACCACCACATCCGGCACAATGCCCTTGGCCTGGATGGAGCGACCGCTTGGCGTGAAGTAGCGGGCGGTAGTCAGCTTGATGCCACCGGCACTGCCCAGCGGCAGGATGGATTGCACCGAGCCTTTGCCGAAGGTCTGGGTACCCACCAGCACAGCGCGCTTGTGGTCTTGCAGCGCACCAGCGACGATTTCCGAGGCCGAGGCCGAGCCGCCGTTGACCAGCACCACCAGCGGTACTTTGTGGGTTTCCTGCGGCAGGACCGACAGCGGATCGGGCATGCCCGGGCGGCCGTAGTTCTGCGGCGTGGCAGTCAGCTTCATCTTGGCATCGGCGGTGCGGCCTTCGGTGTAGACCACCAGCGCATCCTTGGGCAGGAAGGCGGCGGATACGCCAACGGCGCTGGTCAGCAGGCCACCGGGGTCATCACGCAGATCAAGCACCAGGCCCTTGAGCGGCTGCTTGTTCTGCTTGGTCATGCTGGCCACGGCTTCGGCCAGGTTCTCGGTGGTGTGTTCCTGGAACTGGGTGATGCGGACATAGCCGTAGCCCGGTTCCAGCAGCTTGAACTTGACGCTCTTGGTTTTGATGATGGCGCGGTTGAGGGTGAATACCAGCGGTTTGGTTTCACTCTTGCGGGCAATGGTCAGCGTGACCTTGGTGCCGGGTTTGCCACGCATGCGCTTGACCGCATCGTTCAACGACAGGCCACGTACCGGGGTGTCATCGATCTTGATGATGAGGTCGCCACTCTTGATGC is from Aquitalea aquatilis and encodes:
- the argA gene encoding amino-acid N-acetyltransferase, with amino-acid sequence MLNREFVLSFREAAPYINTFRGKTFVLAISGEAVMEGGFYNLSQDINLLVSLGVRVVLVHGIRPQIEALLKRFGLNRLFHRDRRVTDASTMEIVKQACGVTRHGIEAQLSMGMPNSPMFGAHLRVAGGNFITAQPLGVLDGVDMQYTGQVRRIDVDGINTRLTAGELVLLSPVGYSVTGEAFNLTMEEMAAQLASALKAEKLIFVIEGRGVTNELGQHVSSLTAQQAEDLLQAGHLQRDVTAYLPYAVKATRDGIPRAHLVSHHEDGSLLAELFTNGGTGTMIARDSLVKVRSASIDDVGPILNLIRPLEEQGILVKRSREHLEMEISQYSVLEHDGKIYGCVAMHAFPEAGMAELACLAVAPERREGRFGETLLKHVEYQARTQGLKALFVLTTQTAHWFVERGFAEAGRGQLPLARQAFYNNQRRSKIFVKQL
- a CDS encoding S41 family peptidase produces the protein MKKIAWLAAGALAGGALTLSVQAFAGKEPTALPLNELRTFAEVFGRIKQDYVDPVDDKKLITEAIKGMLSGLDPHSDYMDADAFKELREGTQGEFGGLGIEIGAEDGLVKVVSPIEDTPAQKAGIKSGDLIIKIDDTPVRGLSLNDAVKRMRGKPGTKVTLTIARKSETKPLVFTLNRAIIKTKSVKFKLLEPGYGYVRITQFQEHTTENLAEAVASMTKQNKQPLKGLVLDLRDDPGGLLTSAVGVSAAFLPKDALVVYTEGRTADAKMKLTATPQNYGRPGMPDPLSVLPQETHKVPLVVLVNGGSASASEIVAGALQDHKRAVLVGTQTFGKGSVQSILPLGSAGGIKLTTARYFTPSGRSIQAKGIVPDVVVEDATVTAADQALRVREVDLENHLANPNGDDAPAKASKPAKPPVAAPLKQEAPKQQDDKNASPDNPREPNPKQDYQLSQGLNILKVQQLLIKQGN
- the ettA gene encoding energy-dependent translational throttle protein EttA encodes the protein MAQYVMSMLRVSKVVPPKRQIIKDISLSFFPGAKIGLLGLNGSGKSTVLRIMANVDKEYDGEVQHLPGVKIGYLPQEPQLDPEKSVREEVESGMGDVMGAQKRLEEVYAAYAEEDADFDALAEEQAKLEAIISAGAGDNVQLQLELAADALRLPPWDAKIGPLSGGEKRRVALCKLLLSKPDMLLLDEPTNHLDAESVEWLEQFLVRFPGTVVAVTHDRYFLDNAAEWILELDRGEGIPWKGNYSSWLEQKEERLEKEAKSEGARMKAMKQELEWVRQNPKGRQAKSKARIARFEELSSYETQKRNETQEIFIPVAERLGNEVIEFDGVSKGFGDRLLIDNLSFKAPAGAIVGIIGPNGAGKSTLFKMIAGKEQPDSGSVSIGQTVQMAFVEQSREGLEDDKTVFDDVSGGADILTVGRFEMSSRAYLGRFNFKGADQQKKVGMLSGGERGRLHLAKTLLKGGNVLLLDEPSNDLDVETLRALEDALLEFAGTVFVISHDRWFLDRIATHILAAEGESQWTFFDGNYQEYEADKKKRLGEEGAKPKRIRYKPIIR
- the ppk1 gene encoding polyphosphate kinase 1, giving the protein MSQTHELLLNRELGLIEFNRRVLAQAEDPSLPLLERLKYLCIVSSNLDEFFEVRMAWLKDTALLTPSRILADGSTPAQIMAKVSAASHELVRQQYAVMSDVLFPALRQEDIIFLRRTEWTEQQQQWVHDFFSNELLPILTPIGLDPSHPFPKVLNKSLNFAVELEGRDAFGRQSDIAIVQAPRILPRVIKVPPEVCNGHPHTFVFLSSILHSHVHELFLGMTVKGCYQFRVTRDSELTVEDEDLKNLRTALQGELRQRQFGDAVRLEIADTCPPHMEEFLLTQFNLKKQDVYRVNGPVNLVRLMQVPDLVDRPDLKFPPFVPSLPDQLDKKVPLFDAIRKGDILLHHPFQSFQPVIDMLNLAATDPQVVAIKMTVYRTGTDSVLMESLIAAARAGKQVTVVLELMARFDEEANISWASHLEDAGAHVVYGVFGYKVHAKMLMVIRREDKRLRRYVHLGTGNYHPRTARFYTDLGLLTCNEDIASDVNDIFVQLTGLGRASQLKQLYQSPFTLHSLLLDSIEREIEHAQQGRPAQIIAKMNALLEPQVIHALYRASQAGVKIQLIIRGVCALRPGVPGLSENITVRSVVGRFLEHPRVYYFYNDKQENLYIASADWMGRNLFRRIETCSPILDPKVKRRIIKEALRLYLEDNVNAWDMQSDGSYKRRPSRGKERCAQNVLLEEYAR
- a CDS encoding oxidative damage protection protein; the encoded protein is MARNVNCIKLGREAEGLDFPPLPGELGKRVYESVSKEAWQGWLRYQTMLINENRLSLADARARQYLAAQLEAYFFGAGADAPAGYTPPQQ
- a CDS encoding DUF456 domain-containing protein; amino-acid sequence: MTILLYLLASLLIIIGMAGVLFPALPGLPLMLGGMLLIGWVDDFQHLGSLSLTILTLITLCGVAVDFLAGLLGAKMTGASKQALWGAFIGSIAGLPMGLAGVILGPLVGAMIGEFIARRDAWQAGRVGVGTLAGFLVGTAAKIGCAFAMLTTAILAWFW